The Thermoplasma acidophilum DSM 1728 genome includes a window with the following:
- the lysS gene encoding lysine--tRNA ligase, with product MISLFWADALVKDLSGPQRVSTGISPSGPIHVGNMREILTGDILFKAITKRGLESDFIYLCDDMDPLRKVYPFLSKDYERYVGQPLKNIPAPQGAGKYSDYYLEPFVRVMKEANIPARVIKTSDLYESGMLAQACDIAINNREKIKDILETVSGRKIEGDFYPYEPLCEKCGRISTTHVISYSYPYAEYACKCGHHGFADIRKAEGKMPWRVEWPAKWFALKVTVEPFGKDHGAPGGSYDTGRRIAREVFGIEPPVPLMYERIILKGKGAMHSSTGLAIAASEIMEVIPPDLLRYMIARVNPGRHIDFDPGMGILALSDELEKLQDAYFENRASLDEDQAAMVEYSLVNKDRKPYPVDFRHLVTLVQIYRTEDEILRAVKKGQPSDFIEADFRKEIEYARRWLERYAPESVKFRILPVDQKIELSDSDLAILSDFLNGIEDMPWNSESIHDRIYEISQKFKTNPESVFTLFYRVFIGKDRGPRLGYFLFNLGKDFVRERIRNVIRDH from the coding sequence GTGATAAGTTTGTTCTGGGCAGATGCTTTGGTCAAGGATCTATCCGGACCCCAGCGTGTATCGACCGGTATATCGCCATCCGGGCCTATTCACGTTGGAAATATGCGTGAGATACTCACCGGTGACATCCTGTTTAAAGCCATAACAAAGAGGGGTCTTGAATCAGATTTCATATATCTCTGTGATGATATGGATCCTCTCCGCAAGGTCTATCCTTTTCTCAGCAAGGATTACGAAAGATATGTTGGGCAGCCACTCAAGAACATTCCCGCTCCACAGGGGGCTGGTAAATATTCAGATTACTATCTTGAACCATTCGTACGCGTCATGAAGGAGGCAAACATTCCTGCGCGTGTGATAAAAACGTCCGATCTCTATGAGAGCGGTATGCTGGCTCAGGCGTGCGATATTGCAATAAACAACAGGGAAAAGATAAAGGACATTCTGGAGACGGTATCTGGCAGGAAGATTGAGGGGGATTTCTATCCGTATGAGCCGCTGTGCGAAAAATGTGGCAGGATAAGCACGACCCATGTGATATCATACAGCTATCCATATGCCGAGTATGCCTGCAAGTGCGGGCATCATGGATTTGCCGATATAAGAAAAGCTGAGGGAAAGATGCCGTGGAGGGTAGAATGGCCTGCTAAATGGTTTGCGCTCAAGGTCACGGTTGAACCTTTCGGCAAGGACCACGGTGCGCCGGGAGGATCATACGATACCGGAAGGAGAATTGCCAGGGAAGTTTTCGGTATTGAGCCGCCAGTTCCACTTATGTATGAGCGCATAATTCTCAAGGGAAAGGGTGCCATGCATTCCTCCACGGGGCTGGCCATTGCAGCTTCCGAGATAATGGAGGTCATACCCCCAGATCTTCTCAGATACATGATCGCGCGCGTCAATCCCGGCCGGCACATAGATTTCGATCCAGGCATGGGCATACTCGCACTCTCTGACGAGCTGGAAAAACTTCAGGACGCATACTTCGAGAACAGGGCCAGTCTTGATGAAGACCAGGCCGCAATGGTGGAATACTCGCTGGTCAATAAGGACAGGAAGCCGTATCCAGTCGACTTCAGGCATCTGGTAACCCTCGTGCAGATATACAGGACTGAGGATGAGATACTGAGGGCGGTAAAGAAGGGGCAACCCTCTGATTTCATCGAGGCGGATTTCAGAAAGGAAATCGAATATGCCAGAAGGTGGCTTGAGAGATATGCACCTGAATCGGTTAAATTCAGGATACTGCCGGTGGATCAGAAGATTGAATTGAGCGACAGCGATCTTGCTATTCTGAGCGATTTCCTTAATGGTATCGAAGATATGCCATGGAATTCAGAATCAATACACGACAGAATTTACGAAATATCACAGAAATTCAAGACGAATCCAGAGTCTGTTTTCACCCTCTTTTACAGGGTATTCATCGGCAAGGACAGAGGCCCAAGGCTTGGCTACTTCCTATTCAATCTTGGCAAGGATTTCGTAAGAGAAAGGATCAGAAACGTGATCCGGGATCACTGA
- a CDS encoding MFS transporter, which produces MMNENKINGGKPDFTRRYSARNLLISASAGMFIWGIIASVAPLATQWPFISALPRSYEAIFLAAPSVFLLIGDLSLGRLSDLFGRKAVYVSTIVLYLLGIFIIYFAYSVIPLIIGIALAEIGVGGEEVTALSLIAEDLPVRKRGRYLVLIPNMNNIGSFVIAFLFLYFYSSSIHTQKLYFLLLGIATVFLAVYTRARVPESFRWLKEKGRDRAADEIRREMGINDDGISVREPNYALTLIFLGIIGISQYLTFGLMAYIIGPYFFSNQPNFTSEIIVYAMAGASVAGFIAMFLINMGRKRYSMLSYLGGTVTMILILALIRYISDPAVFLPLLFLNMMFSEFAWASRTTLEPELFGTGHRSYSIGLVRIFPILAYIASIYTTSSFTLNQYIIFNLILWGVGFIATVFWAIYGIETKNISMDFTR; this is translated from the coding sequence ATGATGAATGAGAACAAAATAAATGGTGGAAAACCAGATTTTACACGAAGGTATAGCGCAAGGAACCTTTTGATATCAGCATCCGCGGGGATGTTCATATGGGGGATAATAGCAAGCGTTGCCCCGCTTGCCACCCAGTGGCCATTCATATCAGCGCTACCAAGATCATATGAGGCGATCTTCCTGGCAGCTCCATCGGTCTTTCTGCTTATCGGAGATCTGTCGTTGGGCAGGCTTTCTGATCTGTTTGGCAGGAAGGCGGTGTATGTTTCAACAATAGTCCTGTATCTCCTTGGGATATTCATAATCTATTTCGCCTACTCGGTGATTCCGCTTATAATAGGCATAGCTTTGGCCGAAATTGGCGTTGGCGGTGAAGAAGTAACAGCACTATCGCTGATCGCAGAGGATCTGCCTGTGAGGAAGCGTGGAAGATATCTTGTCCTGATTCCAAATATGAACAACATTGGAAGCTTCGTCATAGCCTTCCTGTTTCTTTACTTTTACTCATCCAGCATTCACACTCAGAAACTTTACTTCCTGTTGCTAGGGATTGCAACCGTGTTTCTTGCAGTATACACAAGGGCCAGGGTTCCGGAATCGTTCAGGTGGCTCAAGGAAAAGGGCAGGGACAGGGCTGCTGACGAGATTAGACGGGAGATGGGAATCAACGATGACGGTATATCGGTGAGAGAGCCAAACTATGCGCTCACTCTGATTTTCCTGGGAATAATAGGGATTTCTCAGTATCTAACCTTCGGCTTGATGGCCTACATAATAGGCCCATACTTTTTCTCCAACCAGCCCAATTTTACAAGCGAAATAATTGTCTATGCGATGGCAGGGGCATCTGTTGCCGGATTCATAGCGATGTTCCTTATCAATATGGGAAGAAAGCGCTATTCTATGCTTTCATATCTCGGCGGAACGGTAACCATGATCCTGATACTTGCGTTGATAAGGTATATATCGGATCCTGCGGTGTTTCTGCCTCTGCTCTTCCTGAACATGATGTTTTCTGAGTTTGCGTGGGCTTCCAGGACGACACTTGAACCGGAACTTTTCGGGACAGGCCACAGATCCTACTCAATAGGGCTGGTGCGTATCTTTCCCATTCTGGCATACATCGCCTCCATATACACCACATCATCATTTACACTTAATCAGTACATAATTTTCAACCTGATACTCTGGGGAGTCGGTTTCATTGCCACAGTATTCTGGGCAATCTATGGCATAGAGACGAAGAACATTAGCATGGATTTTACCAGATGA
- a CDS encoding amino acid permease yields the protein MVRRRSGLKRNSIGIMHGIFQSMGQVAPAADIAILLVATFSIAGSRTILSVIFGWLVYAIFMVTPYQFSKYKSNAGSYYAFAAGSTESGKLGPVTALSFMYYDITGAAFGILGLSSFIFLISPRITAIPYIWILFAGAFTAYITIVTYIGIKPSLGYNAVAGLAEVLFLVIGAVIIILGVGPHNSIVPFTLPSNLGVGFSAIMFGAVFSILDFTGTGIVTTVSEEIKDPKRNIGRSILYAMILTAIAIIPATYALTVGWGVSNIGSFASAPDAGIIVFGKYLGPIGVILLIIFTVNSYLTNGVSKATAVGRWWYSAASDNVIFPKSIARIHPKYRSPYMAIIVWSLTSFVLDVLMGLYFGPKIAAFILEAGTGISIIIVHIMANTSLTYYTRRIEKFQFLKHALAPAVATVIGLIVIYFTVSNIWTKWITDPDPVNDAYFASFIITILWVVVGGFIVTLYYSRKKPEVLKSAGEFDVENLKV from the coding sequence ATGGTACGTAGAAGAAGTGGGTTGAAAAGAAATTCCATTGGAATAATGCATGGGATCTTCCAGTCGATGGGGCAGGTAGCTCCTGCAGCTGATATTGCCATACTGCTCGTGGCCACGTTCTCGATCGCAGGTTCCAGAACAATACTTTCTGTGATCTTTGGGTGGCTCGTTTACGCCATATTCATGGTAACGCCGTACCAGTTCTCAAAGTACAAGTCCAATGCCGGCAGCTATTATGCATTTGCCGCCGGATCAACCGAGAGCGGTAAACTAGGGCCAGTGACAGCATTGAGTTTCATGTATTATGATATAACCGGTGCAGCATTTGGAATACTCGGCCTGTCGTCCTTCATATTCCTGATATCCCCGAGAATAACCGCAATTCCGTACATATGGATACTCTTTGCAGGGGCTTTTACGGCCTACATAACCATAGTGACGTACATAGGCATAAAGCCGTCGCTTGGCTACAATGCCGTAGCTGGCCTTGCCGAGGTGCTGTTCCTCGTCATAGGCGCGGTGATAATAATACTCGGGGTTGGCCCGCATAATTCCATAGTCCCATTCACGCTTCCAAGCAATCTTGGGGTTGGCTTTTCCGCCATAATGTTCGGAGCAGTGTTTTCCATACTGGATTTCACGGGTACTGGCATTGTCACAACCGTATCCGAGGAGATAAAGGACCCGAAGAGGAATATCGGAAGGTCCATACTCTACGCCATGATACTGACTGCAATAGCCATAATCCCGGCCACGTATGCCCTTACCGTTGGTTGGGGCGTAAGCAATATAGGCTCCTTTGCAAGCGCTCCTGATGCTGGCATAATTGTATTTGGAAAGTATCTTGGCCCCATCGGTGTTATTCTTCTGATAATATTCACCGTGAACAGCTACCTTACCAACGGTGTGTCCAAGGCCACGGCTGTGGGAAGATGGTGGTATTCCGCGGCCAGTGATAACGTGATATTCCCGAAGTCCATAGCCAGGATACATCCGAAGTACAGATCTCCATACATGGCGATAATAGTATGGAGCCTAACCTCATTTGTACTGGATGTTCTCATGGGGCTGTACTTTGGCCCAAAGATAGCGGCATTCATACTGGAAGCCGGCACCGGTATATCCATAATCATAGTGCATATAATGGCAAATACATCACTGACATACTACACCAGGCGTATTGAGAAATTCCAATTTTTGAAACACGCACTTGCGCCGGCTGTAGCCACGGTCATCGGCCTGATAGTTATATACTTCACGGTATCGAATATATGGACAAAATGGATAACAGATCCGGATCCCGTTAACGACGCGTATTTTGCCTCATTCATCATAACCATACTTTGGGTTGTGGTCGGGGGATTCATAGTGACGCTGTACTATTCCAGAAAGAAGCCGGAAGTCCTTAAAAGCGCGGGCGAATTCGATGTGGAAAACCTAAAAGTTTAA
- a CDS encoding NAD(P)-dependent glycerol-1-phosphate dehydrogenase yields MEFQKFRTMHFPRDVYIGHDVLEHIVDVVGENSRNKNAIIVSGDLTYELAGRKVHDLLSTYGYEVHVFLAGNANYDTLERIEYESLDIQAGIVIGVGGGAKIDLAKKLAFDRKLPFVSVPTAPSHDGIASPRASLRRNGISYSEEGAMPIGVIADTAIMIKAPYRYLAAGAADVISNLSAVKDWKLAHRLKGEEFSSSAAAMSEYSAQEVLSQINEIKKYEESSVWLVTKNILASGTAMAIAGNSRPGSGSEHLFAHALEAAGVENMLHGEMCAMGTVISMYLHDENWQQIKEAFDNLGISIRSRDYGIEDEIVINALRTAHAIRPERYTILGESDMSYDAAVKALELTGII; encoded by the coding sequence ATGGAATTCCAGAAGTTCAGGACGATGCACTTCCCCAGGGATGTGTACATAGGGCATGATGTGCTTGAACACATCGTAGACGTTGTGGGGGAAAACAGCAGAAACAAAAATGCGATTATCGTATCCGGAGATTTAACTTACGAACTTGCTGGAAGGAAGGTGCACGACCTGTTATCAACGTATGGTTATGAAGTGCACGTCTTTTTAGCCGGTAATGCCAATTACGACACACTTGAAAGAATAGAATACGAATCGCTTGACATTCAGGCGGGGATAGTAATAGGCGTTGGAGGTGGAGCGAAGATAGATCTCGCAAAGAAACTCGCTTTCGACAGGAAGCTTCCGTTCGTGAGCGTACCTACTGCACCCAGCCACGATGGCATAGCCTCTCCAAGGGCATCCCTCAGAAGGAACGGTATCTCATATTCTGAAGAGGGCGCAATGCCCATAGGCGTCATAGCCGATACTGCCATTATGATAAAGGCTCCTTACAGGTACCTTGCTGCCGGTGCAGCTGATGTCATATCGAATCTCAGCGCCGTTAAGGACTGGAAACTGGCACACAGGCTAAAGGGTGAGGAGTTCAGCTCCAGCGCTGCAGCGATGTCCGAATACTCGGCGCAGGAGGTCCTGTCACAGATAAATGAGATCAAAAAATATGAAGAATCATCCGTGTGGCTGGTCACAAAGAACATACTGGCATCCGGAACGGCCATGGCCATTGCAGGAAACTCCAGGCCAGGTAGCGGCAGCGAGCATCTCTTCGCCCACGCCCTCGAGGCAGCTGGAGTGGAGAACATGCTGCATGGAGAGATGTGCGCAATGGGAACTGTGATCTCAATGTACCTTCACGACGAGAACTGGCAGCAGATAAAGGAGGCGTTTGACAACCTTGGCATATCGATAAGATCAAGAGATTACGGAATAGAGGACGAGATCGTAATTAATGCACTGAGAACCGCCCACGCCATAAGACCGGAAAGATATACTATCCTCGGAGAGAGCGATATGTCCTATGATGCGGCCGTAAAAGCCCTGGAACTTACTGGAATAATATGA
- a CDS encoding MarR family winged helix-turn-helix transcriptional regulator: MNEKSCNSKAIQVWRLYVDLWKLWYKKTERNLNTINLSVTEFTIMRQLSDNGPMSMAAIASAINVTPGWVTGVIDKMEDKGLVMRKREETDRRIIKISLTEHGKVTYEEAKEKHFAFIEKSLSGLSESDLDMANDVLTKMIDSINSV, translated from the coding sequence ATGAACGAAAAGAGCTGTAATTCAAAGGCGATCCAGGTATGGCGCCTTTACGTAGATCTGTGGAAACTCTGGTATAAGAAGACCGAAAGAAACCTGAACACGATAAATCTTTCAGTTACAGAGTTTACCATAATGCGACAGCTCTCTGATAATGGGCCCATGTCCATGGCGGCCATTGCAAGCGCCATAAACGTCACCCCGGGGTGGGTCACTGGCGTTATAGATAAAATGGAGGATAAGGGGCTAGTGATGAGGAAGCGAGAAGAAACCGACAGGAGGATAATAAAGATATCGCTGACAGAACACGGGAAGGTGACATATGAAGAAGCAAAAGAGAAGCATTTTGCCTTTATAGAGAAGTCCCTCTCCGGTCTGTCAGAGTCGGATCTTGACATGGCCAATGACGTTCTCACGAAGATGATAGATAGCATAAATTCTGTCTGA
- the metG gene encoding methionine--tRNA ligase, translating into MVQIKILVNCALPYANGPLHIGHIAGAYLGADVFVRYNRLMGNQVLYVSGSDEYGTPITVRAEKEGRSPKEIADIYYEEHLRTFENLGISFDIFMRTTWPEHSENAQDFFIKLLNEGYIEKGTMIAPFCRKIGRFMPDRYIEGTCPYCHYPKARGDQCDNCGRTLDPQDLIDPKCILSGETPEFRETEHFFLRLDLLEDRLKSWISSKNFWKPNVLAYTQNFISGGLKKRPITRDIDWGVKIPLDGYDSKRIYVWFEALIGYITGAKEYSKRTGNPDLWKEYYMDPEVRNYYFIGKDNIPFHAIIWPAMLMGYGGFNLPYDIPANEYLTFKGQQFSKSRGIGYSVDDLLKAVPADYLRYYVASILPETGDSDFSLEELVNTVNSDLIDKYGNLVYRILSFMDRYSINPDPVDVSGDEEFKYAQRSFELWSEDLSGVHVKRGLLRWLDLAIYANGFFNRSEPWKTIKNDRQKLNHDLYLSLKITEVLTVMVYPYIPSSAEKIWNMLGIPFAIGQSYRHLYEMHAFSVHRGAIPFEKIDLESLVSKLNN; encoded by the coding sequence GTGGTTCAGATCAAGATACTTGTTAACTGTGCGCTTCCATACGCCAATGGGCCCCTTCACATAGGCCACATAGCGGGTGCTTACCTCGGCGCTGATGTTTTCGTGAGATACAATAGGCTAATGGGCAATCAGGTTCTGTATGTGTCCGGAAGCGATGAATACGGAACGCCCATCACAGTCAGGGCTGAAAAGGAGGGGAGATCCCCAAAAGAGATCGCTGATATCTACTACGAGGAACACCTCAGGACCTTTGAGAATCTCGGCATAAGCTTCGATATTTTCATGAGGACAACATGGCCGGAGCACTCAGAGAACGCTCAGGATTTCTTCATCAAATTGCTGAATGAGGGTTACATAGAGAAGGGGACGATGATAGCCCCATTCTGCAGGAAGATTGGGAGATTCATGCCCGATCGATACATAGAGGGTACATGCCCCTACTGCCATTATCCAAAGGCAAGGGGAGATCAGTGCGATAACTGCGGCAGAACGCTGGATCCGCAGGACCTGATAGATCCAAAATGCATACTGAGCGGTGAGACGCCGGAATTCAGGGAAACAGAACACTTCTTCCTGAGGCTGGATCTCCTGGAAGACAGGCTTAAGAGCTGGATATCATCAAAGAATTTCTGGAAGCCAAACGTCCTTGCGTACACGCAGAACTTCATATCTGGCGGACTGAAGAAGCGTCCAATCACCAGGGATATCGACTGGGGTGTCAAGATACCTCTGGACGGATACGATTCAAAGAGAATATATGTGTGGTTCGAAGCGCTCATCGGCTATATAACTGGGGCAAAAGAGTACTCAAAGAGAACGGGCAATCCTGACCTTTGGAAAGAATACTATATGGATCCCGAGGTCAGGAATTACTACTTCATAGGCAAGGATAACATACCGTTCCACGCCATAATATGGCCGGCAATGCTGATGGGCTATGGTGGTTTCAACCTGCCATACGACATTCCTGCTAACGAATACCTGACGTTCAAAGGCCAGCAATTCTCCAAGAGCAGAGGGATAGGTTACAGCGTCGATGACCTGCTAAAGGCTGTTCCAGCGGACTACCTTAGATATTACGTCGCATCCATACTTCCAGAGACAGGCGATTCGGATTTTTCCCTTGAGGAACTGGTAAATACGGTCAACTCCGATCTGATAGATAAATATGGAAACTTAGTCTATCGCATATTATCGTTCATGGACAGGTACAGCATAAACCCCGATCCTGTTGATGTAAGTGGGGATGAGGAATTCAAGTATGCACAGAGATCATTTGAGCTGTGGTCCGAGGATCTGTCAGGAGTACACGTGAAACGCGGATTATTAAGATGGCTCGATCTGGCAATATATGCAAATGGCTTCTTCAACAGATCCGAACCGTGGAAGACGATCAAGAACGACAGGCAAAAGCTGAACCATGATCTGTATCTATCATTAAAGATAACAGAGGTTCTGACAGTGATGGTCTATCCCTATATACCATCCTCCGCGGAAAAGATATGGAACATGCTCGGCATACCGTTTGCGATCGGGCAATCGTACCGGCATCTCTATGAGATGCACGCATTTTCGGTTCACAGGGGGGCGATTCCATTCGAGAAGATCGACCTTGAATCCCTGGTATCTAAATTAAATAATTAA
- a CDS encoding DNA-directed RNA polymerase subunit K, with translation MKYTKFEKARIIGARALQIAMGAPVIIDVPKNIIDPVDIAMLEFENNVIPITIKKASKILN, from the coding sequence ATGAAGTATACAAAATTTGAGAAGGCTAGGATTATTGGAGCACGGGCACTTCAGATCGCCATGGGTGCCCCAGTCATAATTGATGTCCCTAAAAATATCATAGATCCCGTCGACATAGCAATGCTGGAATTTGAGAACAACGTCATACCCATAACCATCAAAAAAGCTTCAAAAATTTTAAATTAA
- a CDS encoding 30S ribosomal protein S3ae has product MAGEKAQKKGKEKWKEKTWYTVESPPYLGSKEVTVALGEDPESMVNRIVEVPISDLTGNFKKSNEKALFRITGCEGTKCKTIFIGHYIGDDYIRRLVRRRKERIDIIEDVKTSDGSIITVKIVVVSDGKLTNTKKSEIRKALTSFIVSKGSQLSYADFVRYLIGDDSYNDMVEATKNIYPLRKIEIRKSELVSLSGMQEPQKNEPAPGGEAIAQN; this is encoded by the coding sequence ATGGCTGGCGAAAAAGCACAGAAAAAAGGAAAAGAAAAGTGGAAGGAGAAGACATGGTATACTGTTGAGTCTCCGCCATATCTCGGATCAAAGGAGGTAACTGTTGCCCTGGGCGAAGACCCTGAGTCAATGGTAAACAGAATTGTAGAGGTTCCCATATCTGATCTGACGGGGAACTTTAAGAAATCAAATGAAAAGGCACTGTTCAGGATCACGGGTTGTGAGGGGACAAAGTGCAAAACCATATTCATAGGACATTACATAGGCGATGACTATATTAGAAGGCTTGTAAGGCGCAGGAAAGAAAGGATAGATATCATAGAAGATGTCAAAACGTCAGACGGTAGCATAATAACCGTAAAGATCGTAGTAGTTAGTGATGGAAAGCTGACAAATACTAAAAAGTCTGAGATCAGGAAAGCCCTGACTTCATTTATAGTTTCCAAGGGATCTCAGCTAAGCTATGCTGATTTTGTCAGATACCTTATCGGCGATGATTCCTACAACGACATGGTTGAAGCAACGAAGAACATATACCCGCTGAGGAAGATAGAGATAAGAAAATCAGAGCTTGTCTCGCTATCTGGGATGCAGGAACCTCAGAAAAATGAGCCTGCCCCGGGTGGGGAGGCAATAGCCCAGAACTGA
- a CDS encoding orotate phosphoribosyltransferase-like protein, whose protein sequence is MKSIEELYKRALELKNKGMSDKEISTELHLSVNTVTWLLSKEFLKEGAVQDVKIGWRSVGVFGSRIISIAEIMSDIIREEMNKNSFEVDSILGIAINGIPYATLVSYLMDKELIVYRPHPARKEGVFSSNFASVEGKRVVIIDDVASTGETMRRTITDVTKEGGKPVLCVLLASKMSVNDLNGVPVRSLIRTQVIGGS, encoded by the coding sequence ATGAAGAGTATCGAGGAACTCTATAAGAGGGCCCTTGAGCTGAAAAACAAGGGCATGAGCGATAAGGAGATCTCAACTGAACTTCACCTTTCGGTAAACACTGTCACATGGCTTCTCAGCAAGGAATTTCTTAAGGAGGGTGCAGTTCAGGATGTTAAGATCGGATGGAGGAGCGTTGGCGTATTTGGTTCCAGGATCATAAGCATAGCTGAGATCATGAGTGATATAATAAGGGAAGAAATGAATAAGAACTCATTTGAAGTGGATTCGATTCTCGGGATTGCAATCAACGGGATACCATATGCTACGCTGGTATCTTATCTGATGGATAAGGAACTGATAGTTTACAGGCCTCATCCGGCCAGAAAGGAGGGAGTTTTCAGCTCCAACTTTGCATCTGTTGAGGGCAAGAGGGTCGTTATAATAGACGATGTCGCCAGTACAGGTGAGACCATGAGACGCACAATAACCGATGTAACAAAGGAGGGCGGAAAACCGGTGCTCTGTGTCCTTCTGGCATCAAAGATGAGCGTGAACGACCTCAACGGCGTGCCAGTCAGATCACTCATAAGGACGCAGGTAATTGGCGGGTCCTGA
- a CDS encoding UPF0179 family protein gives MITLPKISLIGSNIAKEGLEFVFAGPLAACSDCRVKNVCFNLEQGHRYRVTKVREQVNPCIIFNGDKVNTVEVEELEDYVNVQESKRIQEGAIITLKSMNCDYITCPNIEKCNLYYFKPDSKVMVKSIGKEIKCPKGYKMKQVAITYK, from the coding sequence GTGATAACTCTGCCAAAGATCAGCCTTATAGGTAGCAACATTGCCAAGGAAGGCCTTGAATTTGTTTTCGCCGGTCCTCTTGCCGCCTGCTCTGACTGCAGGGTGAAGAATGTGTGCTTCAATCTAGAACAGGGGCATCGATACAGGGTGACCAAGGTCAGGGAGCAGGTTAACCCGTGCATAATATTCAACGGCGATAAGGTCAATACGGTTGAGGTTGAGGAGCTTGAGGACTACGTAAACGTCCAAGAGAGCAAGCGTATTCAGGAAGGCGCAATAATAACCCTGAAATCCATGAACTGCGACTACATCACATGTCCCAACATTGAAAAATGCAACCTTTACTACTTCAAGCCGGATTCAAAGGTTATGGTTAAATCAATAGGGAAGGAGATCAAGTGCCCGAAGGGATACAAGATGAAGCAGGTGGCAATAACGTATAAATGA
- a CDS encoding helix-turn-helix domain-containing protein, protein MIIIYLPITILTAARVRIYPYEVFKENLERHFAVCRFVHNHFL, encoded by the coding sequence ATGATCATTATCTATTTGCCTATAACAATTCTTACAGCGGCTAGGGTAAGGATATACCCATATGAGGTGTTTAAGGAGAACCTGGAAAGGCACTTTGCCGTCTGCAGATTCGTCCACAATCATTTTCTGTAA
- a CDS encoding site-specific DNA-methyltransferase, whose translation MIGDQKTVLKFETMLNNVISGDSIEIMKQIPDNSVDLIFADPPYNLQLENELYRPNETKVNGVSEDWDKFRSFQDYDDFTLNWLSQCKRILKESGTIWVIGTYHNIFRVGKIMQDLGFWILNDIVWIKTNPMPNFKGTRFNNAHETLIWASKDKESKYTFNYKTMKAYNDDLQMRSDWYIPICQGDERIKINGQKLHPTQKPEALLYRIITATSKPGDIVLDPFAGTGTTLVVAKKLGRSFIGIEKEPLYVDACRERLKNTASYQQKLLDYPLEIRPKRVPFGSLIENGYVKAGEYLYSPDGEARALVLANGTLSYEDKYGSIHKISAMILNKPANNGWAFWYVKRDGKLVSINDLRQKLLKDQYANHHGIQ comes from the coding sequence ATGATAGGGGATCAGAAGACGGTTTTAAAATTCGAAACTATGCTGAATAATGTCATTTCAGGAGATTCTATCGAAATTATGAAGCAGATACCTGACAATAGTGTTGACCTGATCTTTGCAGATCCGCCATATAATCTGCAATTGGAAAACGAACTGTACAGGCCAAACGAAACAAAGGTCAATGGAGTAAGCGAAGACTGGGATAAATTCAGGTCATTCCAGGATTATGATGATTTCACCCTTAACTGGTTAAGTCAATGCAAGAGGATTCTGAAAGAGTCAGGAACAATATGGGTTATAGGCACATACCATAACATTTTCAGAGTTGGTAAGATAATGCAGGATCTAGGATTTTGGATATTGAACGATATTGTGTGGATTAAAACCAACCCTATGCCGAATTTTAAAGGAACACGCTTTAACAATGCCCATGAGACGTTGATTTGGGCTTCGAAAGATAAGGAATCGAAATATACGTTTAACTACAAAACAATGAAGGCATACAACGATGATCTGCAGATGAGGAGCGATTGGTACATACCTATTTGTCAAGGAGATGAGAGAATAAAGATTAATGGGCAAAAACTTCATCCCACTCAAAAACCGGAGGCATTACTATATAGAATAATTACCGCAACATCTAAACCTGGTGATATAGTGTTGGATCCCTTTGCTGGAACAGGAACTACTTTAGTAGTGGCAAAGAAGTTGGGCAGATCCTTCATTGGCATTGAGAAAGAACCGCTTTATGTCGATGCATGCAGGGAGAGGTTGAAAAATACCGCATCGTATCAACAAAAACTACTGGATTATCCCTTGGAAATCAGGCCTAAAAGAGTACCTTTTGGCAGTCTGATAGAGAATGGCTATGTCAAAGCCGGAGAATATTTATATTCTCCAGATGGAGAAGCCAGGGCATTGGTTTTAGCCAACGGAACCTTATCATATGAAGATAAATATGGGTCCATACATAAGATAAGTGCTATGATATTAAATAAACCCGCAAACAACGGCTGGGCATTTTGGTATGTCAAAAGGGATGGTAAGCTTGTAAGCATAAATGATTTAAGGCAAAAATTGTTGAAGGATCAATATGCCAACCATCATGGAATACAGTAA